A single region of the Psychrobacter alimentarius genome encodes:
- a CDS encoding endonuclease/exonuclease/phosphatase family protein, whose protein sequence is MTTPSFVLTSYNIHKGMSPLNRQVKLQGIAKALEIIGSDVLCLQEVQGQNLKRNMQYNEYPDQSQHEWFGEYLQLQNSYGKNSEYDNGHHGNAVLSRFPLDPKHNVNITVNKLEQRGVLHCEVQPVGWETPVVVLCAHLNLLERDRIKQYQAISDYVRNEIAHDQPLILAGDFNDWKKMSCDKLATSLGMTEAFKHCHGKLSATFPAKLPVLSLDRIYTRNLGVKDAWVHTGKPWSTLSDHLPISAELVLL, encoded by the coding sequence ATGACTACTCCCTCTTTTGTTTTGACCAGCTACAATATTCACAAAGGCATGTCACCGCTAAATCGCCAAGTAAAATTACAAGGCATTGCCAAAGCGCTTGAGATCATCGGCTCTGACGTGCTGTGCCTACAAGAAGTGCAAGGCCAAAACCTAAAGCGTAATATGCAATATAACGAATACCCCGACCAATCGCAGCACGAATGGTTTGGTGAGTATTTGCAGCTGCAAAATAGTTATGGTAAAAATTCTGAATATGACAATGGTCATCATGGTAACGCGGTGCTTAGCCGCTTCCCTTTAGACCCAAAACACAACGTCAATATCACGGTCAACAAGCTTGAACAACGCGGTGTACTTCATTGCGAAGTACAACCAGTTGGGTGGGAGACGCCTGTAGTGGTACTGTGTGCTCATTTAAATCTGCTTGAGCGTGATCGTATCAAACAGTATCAGGCAATTAGCGATTATGTGCGCAATGAGATCGCTCATGACCAACCGCTGATCTTGGCAGGCGACTTCAATGACTGGAAAAAAATGTCTTGTGATAAGCTTGCTACCAGCTTAGGAATGACTGAGGCTTTTAAGCATTGCCATGGCAAACTGTCAGCGACCTTCCCAGCCAAACTGCCCGTGCTCAGCTTGGATCGAATCTACACCCGTAATCTGGGCGTCAAAGATGCGTGGGTACATACTGGCAAACCGTGGTCGACATTGTCAGACCATCTGCCAATCAGTGCAGAGCTGGTATTATTGTGA
- a CDS encoding NADP-dependent oxidoreductase, giving the protein MSNNQLPTTQHAVLIREFGEPEVMKYQDSVAIPELQDNQVLVKIAYAGINPVDYKTRQGKGWGADNIRKEKFDNDQPAILGFDMAGEVVKSNSDQFSEGEQVAALSFNGGCYAEYVAIDAKLLAKVPTSVTLEQAGALPCIGQTALQFVEFADIKAGEHVVINAPAGGVGHLLIQLLAEKITKENIKVTVICSPEKYAKLEQLIDTSKLTGWIDYTKDEELPDLQADMLLDLVGGEAGVRALSVLRSGARVNVLPTIWVDKLKEAGQQKNLDVAGYKAQRSGEDMARVLQLVADDKLTLIIQQVYPLSEVVTAHHALQKGDAFGKIVLKVD; this is encoded by the coding sequence ATGTCTAACAATCAATTACCAACCACCCAACACGCCGTACTCATACGTGAATTTGGCGAACCAGAAGTCATGAAATATCAGGACAGCGTTGCCATTCCTGAGCTACAAGACAATCAAGTACTGGTCAAAATTGCTTATGCTGGTATCAATCCAGTTGATTACAAAACCCGTCAAGGAAAAGGCTGGGGCGCCGATAATATTCGTAAAGAAAAATTTGATAATGATCAGCCCGCTATTTTAGGCTTTGACATGGCAGGGGAAGTGGTCAAAAGCAATAGCGATCAGTTTAGTGAAGGTGAGCAAGTCGCTGCACTGTCATTCAATGGCGGATGTTATGCTGAGTATGTGGCCATCGATGCCAAGCTGTTGGCCAAAGTACCAACCTCTGTCACGCTAGAGCAAGCAGGCGCGTTGCCTTGTATCGGGCAAACGGCACTACAATTTGTAGAGTTTGCCGATATAAAAGCAGGCGAGCATGTGGTCATTAATGCACCCGCAGGCGGCGTTGGTCACTTGTTGATTCAACTATTAGCAGAAAAAATTACCAAAGAGAATATCAAAGTCACTGTCATTTGCTCACCAGAAAAATATGCCAAACTTGAGCAATTAATAGATACCAGCAAGCTGACAGGCTGGATCGATTATACCAAGGATGAAGAGCTTCCTGATCTACAAGCCGATATGCTATTGGACTTGGTTGGCGGTGAAGCAGGGGTTCGCGCACTGAGTGTGCTCAGATCTGGCGCACGAGTGAACGTATTACCCACCATTTGGGTTGATAAGCTCAAAGAAGCGGGTCAGCAGAAAAACTTAGATGTGGCGGGTTATAAAGCACAGCGTAGTGGAGAAGACATGGCGCGCGTTTTACAGCTGGTCGCGGATGACAAGTTGACCTTAATCATTCAGCAAGTGTATCCATTGTCAGAAGTCGTTACGGCCCATCATGCGCTTCAAAAAGGTGATGCATTTGGTAAAATAGTTTTAAAAGTTGATTAG
- a CDS encoding alpha-ketoglutarate-dependent dioxygenase AlkB family protein, whose product MTDLFAPAPTDNLLPYDGQVNDLGIVIDDSRTLYDTLLAGLPWQSDIVTLFGKTHVTTRQIVWMGAEDVMYHYSGHERQAIPWSDSVFHVKQRIEQLLSNIGITADFNSCLLNYYPSGTDGMGYHADDEKELGDQPIIASLSLGATRKFVFKHKKTQDKVTLGLESGQLIVMHGDTQTFWKHTITKTKTVATGRISLTFRRMHNV is encoded by the coding sequence ATGACCGACCTCTTCGCGCCAGCGCCCACAGACAATCTATTGCCCTATGACGGCCAAGTCAATGACTTGGGTATTGTCATTGACGATTCTCGTACGCTGTATGACACCTTATTAGCAGGGCTGCCTTGGCAGTCTGATATCGTGACGCTGTTTGGCAAAACCCATGTGACGACTCGTCAGATTGTTTGGATGGGTGCAGAAGATGTGATGTATCATTATTCAGGACACGAACGACAAGCCATTCCATGGTCAGATTCAGTGTTCCACGTGAAACAACGTATTGAACAACTATTAAGTAACATAGGAATTACGGCAGATTTTAACTCATGCCTACTCAATTATTATCCGTCAGGTACTGACGGTATGGGCTATCATGCTGACGACGAAAAAGAATTGGGTGATCAGCCAATCATTGCCTCACTGTCGTTAGGAGCCACGCGCAAATTTGTCTTTAAGCATAAAAAAACTCAAGACAAAGTAACGCTTGGTCTTGAGTCCGGTCAGCTCATCGTCATGCATGGTGATACCCAAACATTTTGGAAGCACACCATTACTAAAACGAAAACCGTCGCAACGGGGCGTATTAGTTTAACGTTTCGACGAATGCATAATGTCTAA
- a CDS encoding ABC transporter ATP-binding protein produces the protein MNALFRFFENRLPAFPETPMPLPSPRDGMLKFLWACTNGLRGWLLLFMVLSAGIGIYEAMLFAWIGNIVDWLGVYTPQNLWAEKGDMLLLMLAVMIVSPIWITLSSLVHFQTLQGVFPMQMRWRFHQRMLGQSMQFYQDEFSGRVSAKVMQTALAVRDTVMTVTDMFMYVAVYFITSGVILFNLDSLLLIPFIVWFVLVALCIWYFIPKLKLTAIVQADARALMTGRITDAYANIMTVKLFSHSRRELSYAKNAMGQFLGTVHAQMRWVSYLEVSTHMISVILVSGTAGIGIYLWQQGAVGVGAIAAATAMALRLNGLTRWIMWQTASLFESIGTVQDGMRTLSAPQTIVDKPNAPTVKVTEGRIVFDHVDFSYEHDDNSDIEGEHIDEVNASATKTTKLLDNFYLDIKPGEKIGLVGRSGAGKSTLVNLLLRFFDVDKGKILIDGQAIDDVTQESLRQQIGMVTQDTSLLHRTVRENIAYGRPDATDEEIITAAKQAQAWDFIKDLYDDKGNTGLNTQVGERGVKLSGGQRQRIAISRVMLKNAPILLLDEATSALDSEIEFAITESLNDIMTGKTVIAIAHRLSTIAALDRLVVMDKGQIIEQGSHDELLALQGVYARLWHRQSGGFLGEDS, from the coding sequence ATGAATGCTCTATTTCGATTTTTTGAAAACCGCCTACCTGCCTTTCCTGAAACGCCTATGCCACTGCCCTCACCTCGTGACGGCATGCTTAAATTTTTGTGGGCGTGTACCAATGGTCTACGCGGCTGGCTTTTGCTATTTATGGTCTTGTCAGCAGGAATCGGTATCTATGAGGCCATGCTGTTTGCTTGGATTGGTAACATCGTTGATTGGCTGGGTGTCTATACCCCGCAAAACCTATGGGCAGAAAAAGGCGATATGCTACTCTTGATGCTTGCCGTCATGATAGTGAGCCCCATCTGGATTACCTTGTCATCATTGGTGCACTTCCAGACCTTGCAAGGGGTGTTTCCCATGCAGATGCGCTGGCGCTTTCATCAACGCATGCTCGGGCAATCGATGCAGTTTTATCAAGATGAATTTTCAGGACGCGTGTCAGCCAAGGTGATGCAAACGGCTTTGGCTGTACGTGATACCGTTATGACGGTCACCGACATGTTCATGTATGTTGCCGTCTACTTTATCACCTCAGGTGTTATTCTCTTTAATCTAGACAGCCTACTGCTGATTCCTTTTATCGTCTGGTTTGTCTTGGTCGCTTTGTGCATCTGGTATTTTATTCCTAAGTTAAAGCTCACTGCCATCGTACAAGCCGATGCCCGTGCGCTGATGACTGGGCGTATCACGGATGCTTATGCCAATATCATGACGGTTAAGCTGTTTAGTCATTCGCGCCGTGAGTTGAGCTATGCCAAAAACGCCATGGGTCAGTTTTTGGGTACTGTACACGCACAAATGCGCTGGGTCAGCTATTTAGAAGTATCAACCCATATGATTAGTGTGATTTTGGTCAGTGGCACTGCAGGTATTGGTATTTATTTATGGCAACAAGGTGCCGTCGGTGTGGGTGCTATCGCAGCCGCGACAGCAATGGCACTACGCCTAAACGGTTTGACACGCTGGATTATGTGGCAAACTGCCAGCCTATTTGAGAGCATCGGTACGGTACAAGATGGCATGCGCACATTATCTGCGCCACAAACCATCGTCGATAAACCAAATGCACCGACGGTCAAAGTCACCGAGGGCCGTATCGTATTCGATCATGTTGATTTCAGTTATGAGCATGATGATAACAGTGATATAGAAGGTGAGCATATAGACGAAGTCAATGCCTCCGCGACCAAGACGACCAAACTTCTTGATAACTTTTATCTAGATATCAAACCGGGCGAAAAGATTGGCTTAGTTGGACGTTCAGGCGCAGGTAAATCTACGTTGGTTAATCTGTTACTGCGCTTCTTTGATGTTGATAAAGGCAAAATCTTAATCGATGGACAGGCTATCGATGACGTCACTCAAGAGTCATTGCGTCAACAGATCGGCATGGTCACTCAAGACACTTCACTACTCCATCGTACGGTGCGTGAAAACATCGCTTATGGTCGTCCTGATGCAACTGACGAAGAGATCATAACAGCTGCCAAGCAAGCGCAAGCATGGGACTTTATCAAAGACTTATATGACGATAAAGGCAACACGGGGCTGAATACGCAAGTGGGCGAGCGCGGTGTCAAACTCTCTGGCGGTCAGCGTCAGCGTATCGCTATCTCACGGGTCATGCTCAAAAATGCGCCCATTTTATTGTTGGATGAGGCGACAAGTGCGCTTGATTCTGAGATTGAGTTTGCCATTACTGAGAGTCTAAACGACATCATGACTGGCAAGACAGTGATTGCGATCGCGCATCGTCTCTCAACCATTGCAGCACTAGATCGACTGGTGGTGATGGACAAAGGTCAGATTATCGAGCAAGGTAGTCACGATGAGCTATTGGCGTTGCAAGGTGTGTATGCGCGCTTGTGGCATCGTCAAAGCGGCGGTTTCTTAGGCGAAGACAGCTAA
- a CDS encoding DMT family transporter, translating to MMYLTMAVLCSVAVSVLLKILRQKQIDIRQTIVAGYPVAFLLTWFLLKPDLGAINTLGNAWGVIIALGIILPTVFILLGRAIEAVGMVATDAAQRLSLIIPIVAAFLLFGEVLTGTRVFGLALGFLALGALVYRPQSGSINKVAKNTPLWLLGVWLGYGIVDILFKQVAKHGTAFPLTLFVSFGLAGLLLFIYLLFTRVRWQGEALAAGLLLGALNMGNIYAYVRAHQVLSESPSIVFTGMNVGVIAVATLIGVGVFNETLNRVNIVGLLLAVCCVGVLFLA from the coding sequence ATGATGTATTTAACGATGGCGGTACTCTGTAGTGTCGCTGTGTCAGTGTTGCTAAAAATATTACGGCAAAAACAGATAGACATTCGTCAAACCATTGTTGCTGGTTATCCAGTGGCCTTTTTGTTGACTTGGTTTTTATTAAAACCAGACCTTGGCGCAATCAATACACTTGGCAATGCATGGGGCGTCATTATTGCACTTGGTATCATACTGCCGACTGTGTTCATCTTACTTGGACGTGCCATTGAAGCCGTCGGCATGGTGGCAACCGATGCCGCGCAGCGTTTATCTTTGATCATTCCGATTGTGGCCGCTTTTTTATTATTTGGTGAAGTATTGACGGGTACACGTGTTTTCGGATTGGCCTTGGGGTTCTTAGCACTCGGCGCTTTGGTATATCGCCCACAGTCTGGCAGCATCAATAAAGTAGCCAAAAATACGCCACTCTGGCTGTTGGGCGTATGGCTCGGCTATGGGATCGTCGATATTTTATTCAAGCAAGTTGCCAAGCATGGAACGGCTTTTCCACTCACGCTGTTTGTCAGTTTTGGTTTGGCAGGACTGCTATTGTTTATTTATCTACTGTTCACTCGCGTACGCTGGCAAGGGGAAGCGCTTGCAGCGGGGCTACTCTTAGGAGCGCTTAACATGGGAAATATTTATGCCTATGTTCGCGCCCATCAAGTATTGTCCGAGTCACCAAGTATCGTCTTTACGGGTATGAACGTTGGCGTCATTGCGGTCGCTACCCTGATCGGTGTTGGTGTATTTAATGAAACGCTTAATCGCGTTAACATCGTCGGTCTATTGCTTGCGGTTTGTTGTGTGGGTGTTTTGTTTTTGGCCTAA
- a CDS encoding fructose bisphosphate aldolase has product MEYEKQLQRIKNGSGFIAALDQSGGSTPKALENYGVNGDAYDSDEAMFDLVHEMRARIITCDAFDNERVLGAILFEDTMEREVNGKSTANYLWEDKNIVPFLKVDKGLAEQMNGVQVMRPMPELDQLLDKAKNYPVFGTKMRSVIYEPSVDGIELVVQQQFDVAKQIISKGLMPIVEPEVDINSDKKHESELILKTSILHNLERLNDDHQVMLKLTLPEEAGFYQELIDHPKVLKVVALSGGYSRSEACAKLKQNPGMIASFSRAFTEGLSKQQSDEAFANTIDTSIQEIYEASKV; this is encoded by the coding sequence ATGGAATACGAAAAACAATTACAACGTATCAAAAACGGTTCAGGTTTTATTGCAGCACTCGATCAAAGTGGCGGCAGCACCCCAAAGGCACTAGAAAACTATGGTGTCAATGGCGATGCTTATGACAGTGACGAAGCGATGTTTGATTTGGTGCATGAGATGCGCGCGCGTATCATAACCTGTGATGCTTTTGACAATGAGCGTGTGCTTGGTGCGATTTTATTTGAAGATACGATGGAGCGTGAGGTCAATGGCAAATCGACTGCCAACTATCTTTGGGAAGACAAAAATATCGTCCCATTTCTGAAAGTAGATAAAGGTTTGGCTGAGCAAATGAATGGGGTGCAAGTCATGCGTCCTATGCCAGAGTTAGACCAATTGTTGGACAAGGCCAAAAATTATCCAGTATTTGGCACCAAAATGCGTTCTGTTATTTATGAGCCAAGCGTTGATGGTATCGAGCTGGTCGTACAGCAACAATTCGATGTAGCAAAGCAAATTATCTCAAAAGGCTTGATGCCGATTGTTGAGCCAGAAGTGGACATCAACAGTGACAAAAAACATGAGAGTGAGCTGATACTTAAAACCAGTATTTTGCATAATCTAGAGCGTTTGAATGACGATCATCAAGTGATGCTCAAACTGACGCTGCCTGAAGAAGCAGGATTTTATCAAGAGTTGATTGATCATCCCAAAGTACTCAAAGTGGTCGCATTATCTGGTGGTTATAGTCGTAGCGAGGCGTGCGCCAAGCTCAAGCAAAACCCCGGTATGATTGCCAGCTTCTCACGTGCTTTCACTGAAGGATTGAGCAAACAGCAAAGCGATGAAGCCTTTGCTAATACGATTGATACTTCAATCCAAGAGATTTATGAGGCATCGAAGGTTTAG
- a CDS encoding autotransporter domain-containing protein produces MNHVYRVVFNHSLGVYQCVSELAKSRGKSSGKSQVASKLLLTPLAVAMLCASGSALADVTYDDGATTALPSSFAVDEVVTVSNGSKVTGSEMVFGFADAAALNINTAGSVVSNDLISLAVRPDSVSVVTIDGAGSSLNAEFLTISEEGQAELTAQNGANITINDLTVLGLEVGSVANMTLTDKNTVFNGKSILVGDKGEGTLTIKNGAAGKFQSEVGAGIASDSKGQITITGAGSSLSTDRIIVGDTGEGTLVVNDSAKLTATSDIGVGIGVGSNGTATVDGSGTTATAARIVSGGRGTGLLIISNGAKVTSTIAAGTGLVRDSDGTIDVKGTDSVLIAPEITIAQSGNGTLKIQDGAKVTIDNSSIIGDEFSGEGLIEVTGNNSTLISENIIIGNNGQGSLSVAQGAKASANDIVRLGQGIGNNKNRVSISDAGSTMDSKELQVGFNNNGQLDIAKGGKVTADLTVIGLQGMGRGIVNITDADSALTTDNLSIGGSGSGTLTLDNNGRVEVAESTHLGEDISAAGSLDISSNSTFATKDLVVGNNGSATVNLNSKGVLSTESLVRATSATSNSVVNFDGGTLRLTADQDALFNGFGGFGESSINVKAGGANIDTQGFNTKVVNSAVITGAGDFAKEGTGLLAMATTAKQWTGATNINQGTLRLDGNYTMRDGEILGIGLNTLDDYGQLIVQGRANISQGQLEVNASEAVANLSGNNEWKDIVKATTRVGEFTQVSDNSPLVNFYADYSDPNAVHLKMGAPTPPVVTPEPPVVTPEPPVVTPEPPVVTPEPPVVTPEPPVVTPEPPVVTPEPPVVTPEPPVVTPEPPVVTPEPPVVTPEPPVVTPEPPVTDTTFVESVNTQSQRNDVGIAYALDRAIQDQIVNGDNDLAKALISSTTNFNQNQLAVAANQLQPLFMGAANHIITDTNYAASEAVTEHRATTTERNVWAKLIGNTGSHDAENGVTGYEADSYGAIVGLDTPINSDLNLGLAVSYIDTDADTDGSRLDHKLIAKNWQVLGYGNYGASDATDVNFHIGAGRSSVKGERHLSILTNAVARSDYDVDTLRAGLGVDHRIGSEQRHVTPFAKVNYAQAKSDSYRETGAGVYNLNVDENRYESMRWTAGLKMSQYLTPQFAITGQLAAAIENGDQHSDITANFVGMPNDSFTTIGQEVGREIGIVGIGISYMPTLKTTLSAGYRSEWRENYDDQGASIALQTTF; encoded by the coding sequence ATGAATCATGTCTATCGTGTTGTTTTTAATCATTCTCTAGGTGTTTATCAATGCGTGTCTGAACTTGCCAAATCTCGTGGTAAGTCTTCTGGTAAGTCTCAAGTAGCGAGCAAGCTTTTATTAACTCCATTGGCGGTAGCGATGCTTTGCGCTTCTGGCTCAGCACTGGCTGATGTGACTTATGATGATGGCGCAACAACAGCTTTGCCGAGTAGTTTTGCTGTGGATGAAGTCGTAACAGTCAGCAATGGCTCTAAAGTCACTGGTAGTGAGATGGTATTTGGGTTTGCAGACGCCGCTGCTCTAAATATCAATACTGCTGGTAGCGTGGTCTCAAATGATCTCATTAGTCTGGCAGTAAGACCTGATAGCGTTAGTGTCGTTACCATTGACGGCGCTGGTAGCTCACTGAACGCCGAATTCCTTACTATCTCTGAAGAGGGTCAGGCTGAGCTGACCGCACAAAACGGTGCTAATATTACGATAAATGATTTAACCGTTTTGGGATTAGAAGTAGGTAGCGTCGCTAATATGACTTTGACGGATAAAAATACCGTATTCAACGGTAAGTCCATCTTAGTAGGCGATAAGGGCGAAGGTACTCTGACAATAAAAAATGGCGCAGCTGGCAAGTTTCAGTCTGAGGTAGGTGCTGGCATCGCTAGCGACTCTAAAGGTCAGATTACTATCACAGGTGCAGGTTCCAGCTTAAGCACTGATAGAATTATAGTCGGTGATACAGGCGAAGGCACTTTAGTGGTCAACGACTCGGCCAAACTAACAGCCACTAGTGATATTGGTGTTGGTATTGGCGTTGGTAGTAACGGTACTGCTACTGTCGATGGCAGCGGCACTACGGCTACAGCAGCGCGAATTGTTTCTGGCGGTAGAGGGACAGGTTTGTTGATCATCAGTAATGGTGCCAAAGTAACTAGTACAATAGCTGCAGGTACAGGCCTTGTCCGAGACAGTGATGGGACTATCGACGTCAAAGGTACAGACTCTGTATTAATAGCACCAGAGATTACTATCGCTCAAAGCGGTAACGGTACTTTAAAAATTCAAGATGGTGCCAAGGTAACTATAGATAATTCAAGTATCATAGGAGATGAGTTCTCAGGTGAAGGCTTGATTGAAGTAACGGGCAATAACAGTACACTTATTAGCGAAAATATCATCATAGGTAATAATGGTCAAGGCAGTCTTAGCGTCGCTCAAGGTGCCAAAGCGTCGGCTAATGATATTGTGCGTTTAGGTCAAGGTATAGGCAACAACAAAAATCGCGTCAGTATCAGTGATGCGGGCTCTACCATGGATAGTAAAGAACTACAAGTTGGCTTTAATAATAACGGACAGTTAGATATTGCCAAAGGTGGCAAGGTAACTGCTGACTTAACAGTCATTGGCCTACAAGGTATGGGTCGAGGTATTGTCAATATCACTGATGCTGACTCAGCGCTAACTACCGATAACCTTTCAATAGGTGGCAGTGGTAGCGGTACTTTAACTCTTGACAATAATGGTAGAGTGGAAGTTGCTGAATCTACTCATTTAGGTGAAGATATTAGTGCAGCAGGGTCATTGGATATCAGCAGTAATAGTACCTTTGCTACCAAAGATTTAGTAGTCGGTAATAATGGCTCAGCCACTGTCAATCTAAATAGTAAGGGTGTATTGTCAACTGAGTCACTCGTGCGCGCTACTAGTGCCACTTCAAATTCCGTAGTTAATTTTGATGGTGGTACTTTGCGCTTGACAGCCGATCAAGATGCTCTATTTAATGGCTTTGGCGGTTTTGGTGAAAGTAGCATTAACGTCAAAGCAGGCGGTGCTAATATAGACACGCAAGGCTTTAATACGAAGGTAGTTAATAGTGCTGTTATCACTGGTGCAGGTGACTTTGCCAAAGAAGGCACTGGCTTACTAGCTATGGCGACAACTGCCAAACAATGGACAGGCGCTACTAATATCAATCAGGGAACACTACGTCTTGATGGCAACTATACCATGAGAGATGGCGAAATCTTGGGAATTGGATTAAACACGCTTGATGATTACGGTCAGTTGATTGTTCAAGGAAGAGCCAATATCAGTCAAGGTCAGTTAGAAGTCAATGCCTCAGAAGCAGTTGCTAACTTGTCCGGCAATAATGAATGGAAGGATATTGTAAAAGCCACGACTCGCGTAGGTGAGTTTACACAAGTAAGCGATAATAGCCCATTAGTAAACTTCTATGCAGACTATAGTGATCCTAATGCCGTTCATCTAAAAATGGGAGCACCTACTCCACCAGTAGTCACGCCTGAACCGCCAGTAGTCACGCCTGAACCGCCAGTAGTCACGCCTGAGCCGCCAGTAGTCACACCTGAACCACCAGTAGTCACACCTGAACCACCAGTAGTCACACCTGAACCGCCAGTAGTCACACCTGAGCCGCCAGTAGTCACACCTGAACCACCAGTAGTCACACCTGAACCACCAGTAGTCACGCCTGAACCGCCAGTAGTCACACCTGAGCCGCCAGTAGTTACGCCTGAGCCGCCAGTTACTGATACTACCTTTGTAGAGTCAGTCAATACTCAATCACAACGTAATGATGTCGGTATTGCTTACGCGCTAGACCGAGCCATTCAAGATCAAATTGTAAATGGCGATAATGATCTGGCTAAAGCACTTATTAGTTCAACCACCAATTTTAATCAAAATCAGTTGGCAGTCGCTGCCAACCAACTGCAACCATTATTCATGGGTGCAGCCAATCATATCATTACAGATACTAATTATGCGGCAAGTGAGGCTGTTACTGAGCATCGCGCTACTACAACCGAGCGAAATGTTTGGGCGAAACTGATCGGTAATACAGGCAGTCATGACGCCGAAAACGGAGTGACAGGCTATGAAGCAGATAGCTATGGCGCTATTGTTGGTTTAGATACACCAATAAATAGCGACCTTAATTTAGGCTTAGCAGTGTCTTATATTGACACTGATGCCGATACTGATGGTAGCCGTCTGGATCATAAACTGATTGCCAAAAATTGGCAGGTCTTAGGCTACGGTAATTATGGAGCGAGTGATGCCACAGATGTGAATTTCCATATTGGCGCTGGTAGAAGCTCAGTTAAAGGCGAGCGTCATTTGTCCATCCTGACTAATGCTGTTGCTCGTTCTGACTACGATGTCGATACCTTACGAGCGGGATTGGGTGTCGATCATCGCATTGGTAGTGAACAGCGTCATGTAACACCATTTGCAAAAGTAAATTATGCGCAAGCGAAGAGCGATAGCTATCGTGAAACAGGCGCTGGCGTTTATAACTTAAACGTTGATGAAAACAGATATGAGTCCATGCGCTGGACGGCAGGTCTAAAAATGTCACAGTATCTTACGCCGCAGTTTGCTATTACAGGACAGTTAGCAGCCGCTATCGAAAATGGTGATCAGCACTCAGACATCACTGCGAACTTCGTTGGTATGCCAAATGATAGTTTTACAACGATTGGACAAGAAGTTGGACGTGAGATTGGTATCGTAGGTATTGGCATCAGCTACATGCCTACGCTTAAAACCACCTTATCTGCCGGCTATCGCAGTGAGTGGCGCGAGAATTATGATGACCAAGGTGCTAGTATCGCGCTTCAAACCACCTTTTAA